A region of Lycium barbarum isolate Lr01 chromosome 1, ASM1917538v2, whole genome shotgun sequence DNA encodes the following proteins:
- the LOC132610746 gene encoding uncharacterized protein LOC132610746 — MEKKMEELLETSNRSTRKATGLRYDDLCMHSDLDLPKGFKIPKFEMCKGTGNPKAHLWSFCYQLVGVKKNEPLIMRLFSHSLTGEAAEWFATQGMRQWHTWEDMVESFMERFRFNVERVPDSYYLEKVKQKSTENYREFASRMLSMGGRPFAELVKMGEAIEDGFKFGKIASVFNKASGQATAGIF, encoded by the exons ATGGAGAAAAAGATGGAAGAGTTGCTGGAAACATCCAATAGGTCCACAAGGAAGGCTACAGGTCTGAGATATGATGACCTGTGCATGCATTCAGATTTGGATTTACCAAAagggttcaaaatcccaaaatttgaaaTGTGTAAGGGGACAGGAAATCCCAAGGCACACCTCTGGTCCTTCTGTTACCAACTAGTCGGAGTGAAGAAAAATGAACCTTTAATTATGCGACTATTCAGTCATAGTTTGACCGGAGAAGCCGCTGAGTGGTTCGCAACTCAAGGTATGCGCCAATGGCACACTTGGGAGGACATGGTAGAATCCTTCATGGAGAGATTTCGCTTTAATGTCGAAAGGGTACCCGACAGCTACTACCTTGAAAAAGTCAAGCAGAAATCAACAGAAAATTACAGGGAGTTTGCCAGCAG AATGTTGTCCATGGGTGGGAGACCATTTGCTgagttggtcaaaatgggagaggccatagaagatggtttCAAATTCGGGAAAATAGCTAGTGTCTTTAATAAGGCATCTGGACAAGCTACTGCGGGAATCTTCTAA
- the LOC132610753 gene encoding uncharacterized protein LOC132610753: MANQGEQETRTLGETGEMLRDKVLQIEKLLQKIERKIEEVDRLLEEVVTPREGTPEGANENQGARSVLWVMESDPQEEWEPQQEASEAIEEEEPIEEEEPEEEEEEAQDKEREKLEPVDIEVEGEEKPFEMFPEFQEEENDVNDESDYYAPTDEGSNVDAPSPMMVLVASTMASENFARVGPSEPAW; encoded by the exons ATGGCAAATCAAGGAGAACAAGAAACGCGAACTCTGGGAGAGACAGGTGAAATGCTGAGAGATAAGGTGCTACAGATTGAAAAGCTCCTCCAGAAAatagagaggaaaattgaggAAGTAGATAGATTACT AGAAGAGGTTGTGACGCCTAGAGAAGGGACTCCGGAAGGAGCGAATGAAAACCAAGGAGCCAGATCAGTCCTGTGGGTGATGGAATCAGACCCACAAGAAGAGTGGGAGCCTCAACAGGAAGCCTCCGAAGCCATTGAGGAGGAAGAACCCATAGAGGAAGAAGaaccagaagaagaagaagaagaggcccAAGATAAGGAGAGAGAAAAATTAGAGCCTGTCGACATAGAGGTCGAGGGAGAAGAGAAACCATTTGAGATGTTCCCCGAGTTCCAAGAAGAAGAGAATGATGTGAATGATGAATCTGACTACTATGCCCCAACTGACGAGGGGTCTAACGTCGATGCACCCTCACCCATGATGGTACTTGTGGCCTCTACTATGGCATCAGAGAATTTTGCGAGGGTAGGCCCTTCCGAACCAGCATGGTAG